From the genome of Coriobacteriia bacterium, one region includes:
- a CDS encoding biotin-dependent carboxyltransferase family protein — translation MALHVITPGPSTTVQDRGRIGYQDRGFSPAGVMDWRAAALGNVLVGNDRDAAVLEFTLAGPELRFDEPAVIALTGADVRTTLDGSAVASNCALSVNAGATLRVGPARRGQFGYLAVAGGGIGTAPAMGSRATSVRYGLGGLDGRRLQAGDVVPLATEAPAKALPAMGARAVFAEDAFYGWDAPTTWVRVVPAQDTSAFTSEGLASFWEKPFEVTGRSDRMGYRLSGPRVRLAREGGIVSEGVALGTIQVPPDGEPIVMLADHQTTGGYAKIGTVALCDIPRLVQCTPGRALRFERIDVTLAQQLLRDDAAYLHGLRSAIEREAEREHPRKERA, via the coding sequence ATGGCGCTGCACGTCATCACTCCCGGCCCGAGCACGACCGTCCAGGACCGAGGCCGCATCGGCTACCAGGATCGCGGCTTCTCCCCCGCCGGCGTCATGGACTGGCGCGCCGCTGCGCTGGGCAACGTGCTCGTGGGCAACGACCGCGACGCCGCCGTGCTCGAGTTCACGCTCGCCGGGCCCGAGCTGCGCTTCGACGAGCCCGCCGTCATCGCGCTGACCGGCGCGGACGTCCGGACCACACTCGACGGGAGCGCCGTCGCCTCCAACTGCGCGCTCAGCGTGAACGCCGGCGCGACGCTGCGCGTGGGACCGGCGCGACGCGGCCAGTTCGGCTATCTCGCCGTGGCAGGCGGCGGTATCGGGACGGCCCCCGCCATGGGGAGCCGTGCGACGAGCGTGCGCTACGGGCTGGGCGGCCTTGACGGCAGGCGGCTGCAGGCCGGCGACGTCGTGCCGCTCGCCACAGAGGCCCCCGCTAAGGCCCTGCCCGCCATGGGAGCGCGCGCCGTGTTCGCCGAGGACGCGTTCTATGGCTGGGACGCCCCGACAACATGGGTGCGCGTCGTACCCGCACAGGACACGAGCGCGTTCACCTCCGAGGGGCTCGCCTCGTTCTGGGAGAAACCGTTCGAGGTCACGGGGCGCAGCGACCGCATGGGATATCGCCTGTCCGGGCCGCGCGTACGCCTGGCGCGAGAGGGCGGCATCGTCAGCGAGGGCGTCGCGCTCGGGACGATCCAGGTGCCGCCCGACGGCGAGCCCATCGTCATGCTCGCCGACCACCAGACGACGGGCGGCTATGCGAAGATCGGCACCGTCGCTCTGTGCGACATCCCCCGCCTCGTGCAGTGCACGCCGGGTCGGGCTCTGCGCTTTGAGCGCATAGACGTCACGCTGGCACAACAGCTCCTGCGCGACGATGCCGCCTACCTGCACGGCCTGCGTAGCGCGATCGAGCGCGAGGCCGAACGCGAACATCCCCGGAAGGAGCGTGCGTAA
- the pxpB gene encoding 5-oxoprolinase subunit PxpB gives MSHPFPDCRASGACGARGIAKPAVIVCATIGTFRHLGRSRIARSPTVSQLYRIAPEGDAALVVRFGDAIDPRLIALVRAAHTRLVAAQLPGVTEIIGAYCTLMVCYNPLDLSYSELSAQIGACLHDLSATDAAPGRIVEIPVCYGGQELGPDLEDVAAHAGLAPADVVRLHTAGRYQVCMLGFLPGFAYLTGLDPRLETPRLAVPRTRVDAGAVGVGGAQAGLYPLASPGGWRIIGRTPARLYRPEQAEPIPYAPGDELRFYEVNRATYDAMVQRVACGEDVLTVRERCSEALPAGVCEKAPETRACTGTDAPLAHIPDSEGRR, from the coding sequence ATGTCGCATCCTTTCCCTGATTGTAGAGCGTCGGGAGCGTGCGGGGCCCGAGGCATCGCGAAACCTGCGGTAATCGTTTGCGCTACCATAGGGACATTCCGGCATCTTGGCCGCTCACGTATCGCAAGGAGCCCCACCGTGTCCCAGCTCTACCGCATCGCTCCCGAGGGGGATGCCGCACTCGTCGTGCGCTTCGGCGACGCCATCGACCCTCGGCTCATCGCCCTCGTGCGAGCCGCACACACACGCCTCGTCGCCGCGCAGCTCCCGGGTGTCACGGAGATCATCGGCGCGTACTGCACGCTCATGGTGTGTTACAACCCGCTCGACCTCTCCTACTCCGAGCTCAGTGCCCAGATAGGCGCCTGTCTGCACGACCTGTCCGCCACGGACGCCGCGCCCGGCCGCATCGTCGAGATACCCGTGTGCTACGGCGGGCAGGAGCTCGGGCCCGACCTCGAGGACGTCGCCGCCCATGCCGGCCTGGCACCCGCCGACGTCGTCCGCCTGCACACCGCAGGCCGCTACCAGGTCTGCATGCTGGGCTTTCTGCCCGGCTTTGCCTATCTCACCGGGTTGGACCCGCGCCTGGAGACGCCGCGCCTCGCCGTGCCGCGCACGCGCGTCGACGCAGGTGCTGTCGGCGTCGGGGGCGCGCAGGCCGGCCTCTACCCCCTCGCCTCCCCCGGAGGCTGGCGCATCATCGGTCGCACGCCCGCACGGCTCTACCGTCCCGAGCAGGCCGAGCCGATCCCGTACGCCCCCGGCGACGAGCTGCGCTTCTACGAGGTGAACCGTGCGACGTACGACGCCATGGTGCAGCGCGTCGCCTGCGGGGAAGATGTACTGACGGTACGCGAGCGCTGCAGCGAGGCTCTTCCGGCAGGTGTGTGCGAGAAGGCCCCCGAGACGCGGGCCTGCACCGGCACCGATGCGCCGCTCGCCCACATACCCGACTCCGAGGGGAGGCGCTGA
- the phnE gene encoding phosphonate ABC transporter, permease protein PhnE: MTAPLSGAPIAGGAPDPKPTRNRILEAYESRPKRWVFELIVALVVVGLLIWSGSAVETSGTTQSGAVIAMRILTGIVQPDTSLLFNLTTTGVPYLLLETICIAFLGTIVGAIISIPLAFISSRNLTGPVVSFIGQLVIMAIRTIPAFVYGLMFVRVTGPGAFAGLMAMGLCSVGMVSKMYIEAIEDLDTRVLESLSANGCSTWQKIRYGVLPQLMPNFASIAIYRFDMNLRDATILGLVGAGGIGAPLIFAMNSYRWNEAGAILVGLVVLVLIVEFISTKIRTKLVKGC; encoded by the coding sequence ATGACTGCCCCCCTGAGCGGGGCTCCCATTGCGGGCGGCGCGCCCGACCCCAAGCCCACGCGCAACCGCATCCTCGAGGCGTACGAGTCGCGCCCGAAGCGCTGGGTGTTCGAGCTGATCGTCGCCCTCGTCGTTGTGGGCCTGCTCATCTGGAGCGGCAGCGCCGTCGAGACGAGCGGCACGACGCAGAGCGGCGCCGTCATCGCCATGCGCATCCTGACGGGCATCGTCCAGCCGGATACGAGCCTGCTGTTCAACCTGACGACGACGGGCGTGCCCTACCTGCTGCTCGAGACGATCTGCATCGCGTTCCTCGGCACGATCGTCGGCGCCATCATCTCCATCCCGCTGGCGTTCATCTCGTCGCGCAACCTGACGGGCCCCGTCGTCTCGTTCATCGGCCAGCTCGTCATCATGGCCATCCGCACGATCCCGGCCTTCGTCTATGGCCTCATGTTCGTGCGTGTCACCGGCCCGGGCGCGTTTGCCGGCCTCATGGCCATGGGCCTGTGCTCCGTGGGCATGGTGAGCAAGATGTACATCGAGGCCATCGAGGACCTCGACACGCGCGTGCTCGAGTCGCTGTCGGCGAACGGCTGCTCGACGTGGCAGAAGATCCGCTACGGCGTGCTGCCCCAGCTCATGCCGAACTTCGCGTCCATCGCGATCTACCGCTTTGACATGAACCTGCGCGACGCCACGATCCTCGGCCTCGTTGGCGCCGGCGGCATCGGTGCCCCGCTCATCTTCGCGATGAACAGCTATCGCTGGAACGAGGCGGGTGCCATCCTCGTCGGTCTTGTCGTGCTCGTGCTCATCGTTGAGTTCATCTCCACGAAGATCCGCACGAAGCTCGTGAAGGGCTGCTAG
- the modA gene encoding molybdate ABC transporter substrate-binding protein, with protein sequence MTQLNRRSFLKGAAAVSAVAAFAPAAAFAAEKSAAKDAASSSKDAKKAASAAAEAPKKGELQIFAANSLEKAMPEVQKLYSAAHPEVTFADTQFKASGDLVEQMNAGAQPDVLITASKGTMDTAEKDGLIDVDSRINMFNNDLVIVRAEGSDIEIAAIEDVAGEGITKIAIGDAATVPAGKYANQALASVGLYTNEEGADGEYDASIADKVNLADKVGTAAKWVSTGDCQVGFVYSSDVYRYDGIEIAFTTPAESHKAIVYPGAVSANAVNAEIAVDFLSFCMTDPEALKVWAEYGFEVSDE encoded by the coding sequence ATGACCCAGCTCAATCGTCGCTCGTTTCTGAAGGGTGCCGCTGCGGTGAGCGCCGTGGCTGCCTTCGCCCCCGCGGCAGCCTTTGCTGCCGAGAAGAGCGCTGCCAAGGACGCCGCCTCTTCCTCCAAGGACGCGAAGAAGGCTGCCTCTGCCGCCGCCGAGGCCCCCAAGAAGGGCGAGCTTCAGATCTTCGCCGCCAACTCGCTTGAGAAGGCCATGCCCGAGGTTCAGAAGCTGTACAGCGCCGCCCACCCGGAGGTCACGTTCGCTGACACGCAGTTCAAGGCGTCCGGCGACCTCGTGGAGCAGATGAACGCCGGCGCCCAGCCCGACGTCCTCATCACGGCCTCCAAGGGCACGATGGACACCGCCGAGAAGGACGGCCTCATCGACGTCGACTCGCGCATCAACATGTTCAACAACGACCTCGTTATCGTGCGTGCCGAGGGCTCGGACATCGAGATCGCTGCCATCGAGGACGTTGCTGGCGAGGGCATCACGAAGATCGCCATCGGCGACGCCGCCACGGTGCCGGCCGGCAAGTACGCCAACCAGGCGCTCGCTTCCGTGGGCCTGTACACCAACGAGGAGGGCGCTGACGGCGAGTACGACGCCTCCATCGCCGACAAGGTGAACCTGGCCGACAAGGTCGGTACGGCTGCCAAGTGGGTCTCCACGGGCGACTGCCAGGTGGGCTTCGTCTACTCGAGCGATGTCTATCGCTACGACGGCATCGAGATCGCCTTCACGACGCCGGCCGAGTCCCACAAGGCCATCGTCTACCCCGGCGCCGTGTCCGCCAACGCCGTCAACGCGGAGATCGCCGTCGACTTCCTGTCGTTCTGCATGACCGACCCCGAGGCCCTGAAGGTCTGGGCGGAGTACGGCTTCGAGGTCTCCGACGAGTAG
- a CDS encoding molybdopterin molybdotransferase MoeA produces the protein MSGASTEERISVEEALARTLERVAPLAEETVVLEESLGRVLARDVASDIDVSPFDNSSMDGFAVRCADIADATPESPVRLTVVGGIGAGNTFGRTLEPGQALRIMTGAPVPAGADAVVKYELVQGDGSDGSATFSAPATPGDNVRRAGEEFHAGDVVMRAGETISPYAMGMLASAGALKLPVYRRPVVGVFSIGSELVDAGEKPTPGKIRNSNTACLVGLVQQAGAIARSYPIVPDDRDAIKAALRRALDECDMVVSAGGASKGDFDFINPVIDEMGEVAYAYISLRPGKRQTMGVIDGKPVFGLSGNPAAASVGFELLIRPALRRMAGHPDAGRPTVVARLAAPLRKKEDRRFYNRGELSRDASGEWIVTEYRSQSSALLGGLARCNCLMVIPEQCKGLSAGDPVTCLRIDMPEGTAI, from the coding sequence ATGAGCGGAGCGTCAACGGAGGAGCGCATCAGCGTCGAGGAAGCGCTCGCGCGCACGCTGGAGCGCGTAGCGCCGCTGGCTGAAGAGACGGTCGTGCTCGAGGAGAGCCTTGGCCGCGTGCTGGCGCGCGACGTCGCGAGCGACATTGACGTATCGCCGTTCGACAACTCCTCCATGGACGGCTTTGCCGTGCGCTGTGCCGACATCGCGGACGCCACGCCCGAGAGTCCCGTGCGCCTGACGGTCGTCGGCGGTATCGGTGCGGGCAACACGTTCGGTCGCACGCTCGAGCCCGGTCAGGCACTGCGCATCATGACGGGAGCACCCGTGCCCGCCGGCGCTGACGCCGTCGTGAAGTACGAGCTCGTGCAGGGCGACGGCTCGGACGGATCTGCGACGTTCTCGGCTCCGGCCACTCCGGGCGACAACGTCCGTCGCGCGGGCGAGGAGTTCCACGCGGGCGACGTCGTCATGCGCGCAGGTGAGACGATCAGCCCGTACGCCATGGGCATGCTCGCTTCGGCCGGCGCCCTTAAACTGCCGGTCTACCGCCGTCCCGTTGTCGGTGTGTTCTCCATCGGCTCCGAGCTTGTCGACGCGGGCGAGAAGCCGACGCCTGGCAAGATCCGCAACTCGAACACGGCGTGTCTCGTCGGACTTGTGCAGCAGGCCGGGGCCATCGCGCGCTCCTACCCGATCGTGCCCGACGATCGCGATGCCATCAAGGCTGCGCTGCGCCGCGCCCTGGACGAGTGCGACATGGTCGTGAGTGCCGGCGGCGCCAGCAAGGGCGACTTCGACTTCATCAACCCGGTCATCGACGAGATGGGCGAGGTCGCCTACGCCTACATCTCGCTGCGCCCCGGCAAGCGTCAGACGATGGGCGTCATCGACGGCAAGCCGGTCTTCGGCCTGTCCGGCAACCCGGCGGCGGCCTCCGTCGGCTTCGAGCTGCTCATCCGCCCCGCTCTGCGCCGCATGGCGGGCCATCCCGATGCCGGCCGCCCCACGGTCGTCGCCCGCCTGGCCGCCCCGCTGCGCAAGAAGGAGGACCGTCGCTTCTACAACCGCGGCGAGCTGTCGCGCGACGCCAGCGGCGAGTGGATTGTCACCGAGTACCGCTCACAGTCCTCGGCGCTGCTTGGCGGCCTGGCGCGGTGCAACTGCCTCATGGTCATCCCCGAGCAGTGCAAGGGCCTGTCTGCCGGAGACCCGGTGACGTGCCTGCGCATTGACATGCCGGAGGGCACGGCCATCTAA
- a CDS encoding MogA/MoaB family molybdenum cofactor biosynthesis protein, whose translation MDIKFAIVTSSDTRSIEQDSAGSALASLIEQAGWTVASHVVVHDEVAELKDAIVAATDDAHADVVLTCGGTGLSMRDVTPEATMAVCQRNVPGIAEAIRAMSLQKTKNAMLSRAVCMQRGTSLVVNFPGSERAARECWEVLASVVEHAMEMTAGKHHGQQVAPDPVQK comes from the coding sequence ATGGACATCAAGTTCGCTATCGTTACGTCGTCGGACACGCGCTCCATCGAGCAGGACAGCGCCGGCTCCGCCCTGGCCTCGCTCATCGAGCAGGCGGGCTGGACTGTCGCGTCGCACGTCGTCGTGCACGACGAGGTCGCCGAGCTCAAAGACGCCATCGTCGCCGCGACGGACGATGCGCACGCCGACGTCGTGCTGACGTGCGGCGGCACGGGCCTGTCGATGCGTGACGTTACGCCCGAGGCCACGATGGCCGTCTGCCAGCGCAACGTCCCCGGCATTGCTGAGGCCATCCGTGCGATGTCGCTGCAGAAGACGAAGAATGCCATGCTGTCGCGCGCCGTCTGCATGCAGCGTGGCACGTCGCTCGTCGTCAACTTCCCCGGCAGCGAGCGCGCGGCCCGCGAGTGCTGGGAGGTGCTGGCCAGCGTTGTCGAGCACGCGATGGAGATGACGGCAGGGAAGCACCACGGCCAGCAGGTTGCGCCTGACCCCGTTCAGAAGTAG
- the phnE gene encoding phosphonate ABC transporter, permease protein PhnE produces MSKDVAAVGGRVPLYDRIFKPKVTTLPNGKTVSKPRTRAPFVIAFLVIMWVISVRVTGFDMAILTERIGQFFTILGQMFMPPNWSYMPAVWEPLFDTIKMSLLGSVVGGLAAIPFAMLAAANIVRNRVVVTIVRLFLSIVRTVPTLVSALIATYIFGLGTLAGTTAIAIFTFSYVGKLLYENIETADMGPFEAMEAMGATRIQAFMRAIVPQVMPIYLSNCMFCFEGNVRYAAILGYVGAGGLGLILNEKIGWREYDSVGMVLIALFVTVFIIEYTSRAIRRRLS; encoded by the coding sequence ATGAGCAAGGACGTCGCGGCCGTCGGGGGGCGCGTTCCCCTCTACGACCGCATATTCAAGCCGAAGGTGACGACGCTGCCCAACGGCAAGACCGTCTCCAAGCCACGTACGCGCGCCCCGTTTGTCATTGCGTTCCTCGTCATCATGTGGGTCATCTCTGTGAGGGTGACTGGCTTTGACATGGCGATACTGACCGAGCGCATCGGCCAGTTCTTCACGATCCTTGGGCAGATGTTCATGCCGCCTAACTGGTCGTACATGCCTGCCGTGTGGGAGCCGCTGTTTGACACGATCAAGATGTCGCTGCTCGGCTCCGTCGTCGGCGGCCTGGCCGCCATTCCGTTTGCCATGCTCGCCGCCGCAAACATCGTGCGCAACCGCGTCGTCGTGACGATCGTGCGCCTGTTCCTCTCCATCGTGCGCACGGTCCCGACGCTCGTGTCGGCGCTCATCGCGACGTACATCTTCGGCCTGGGCACGCTCGCGGGCACGACGGCCATCGCCATCTTCACGTTCTCCTACGTGGGCAAGCTGCTGTACGAGAACATCGAGACGGCGGACATGGGCCCGTTCGAGGCCATGGAGGCCATGGGCGCGACGCGTATCCAGGCGTTCATGCGCGCCATCGTCCCGCAGGTCATGCCGATCTACCTCTCGAACTGCATGTTCTGCTTCGAGGGTAACGTGCGCTACGCTGCCATCCTCGGCTACGTCGGCGCCGGCGGTCTCGGCCTCATCCTGAACGAGAAGATCGGCTGGCGCGAGTACGACAGCGTGGGCATGGTGCTCATCGCCCTGTTCGTGACCGTGTTCATCATCGAATATACGAGCCGCGCCATTCGCCGGCGCCTGAGCTAG
- a CDS encoding LamB/YcsF family protein, with translation MSGNTRSVDLNCDLGESFGAWSMGRDEEVLPLVTSVNVACGMHAGDPMTMRATIELARQHGVSVGAHPGYPDLQGFGRRALALSPREVYAFVQYQVAALQGMCHAQDVCLAHVKPHGALYNACARDASLADAVATAVRDLDPGLVLVTLAGSVAAERGRAAGLHVAEEFFADRGYRSDGTLVPRGQDGAMVTDAALAAARVIRAVERHEVEAIDGTVVPVRCDTVCIHGDSATALTFASGVREALQAAGITLAARR, from the coding sequence ATGAGCGGCAACACCCGCAGCGTCGACCTGAACTGCGATCTCGGCGAGAGCTTCGGCGCCTGGAGCATGGGGCGCGACGAGGAGGTGCTCCCGCTCGTCACGAGCGTCAACGTCGCCTGCGGCATGCATGCCGGCGACCCGATGACGATGCGCGCGACCATCGAGCTCGCCCGACAACACGGGGTGAGCGTCGGAGCCCATCCCGGCTATCCCGACCTGCAGGGCTTCGGCCGTCGCGCTCTGGCGCTCTCCCCGCGCGAAGTCTACGCATTCGTTCAGTACCAGGTGGCCGCCTTGCAGGGCATGTGCCATGCCCAGGACGTCTGCCTCGCCCACGTCAAGCCGCACGGAGCCCTCTATAACGCATGCGCTCGCGACGCCTCGCTGGCAGACGCCGTCGCCACCGCCGTGCGCGACCTCGACCCGGGCCTCGTGCTCGTGACGCTCGCAGGAAGCGTCGCCGCCGAGCGCGGCAGGGCCGCCGGGCTGCACGTGGCAGAAGAGTTCTTTGCCGACCGCGGCTATCGGAGCGACGGAACGCTCGTGCCGCGCGGGCAGGACGGCGCCATGGTGACGGACGCCGCGCTCGCAGCCGCCCGCGTCATCCGCGCCGTCGAGCGGCACGAGGTCGAGGCCATCGACGGGACCGTTGTGCCCGTGCGCTGCGACACAGTGTGCATCCACGGAGACTCGGCGACGGCGCTGACGTTCGCGTCCGGCGTGCGCGAGGCCCTGCAGGCAGCGGGAATCACGCTGGCAGCACGCCGATAG
- a CDS encoding bifunctional metallophosphatase/5'-nucleotidase gives MSAGLTILYVSDTHGRVLPVDYATGQAAPGGLLGFAACAREARRTAEDADVLVIDGGDSLQGTPLIQRYLADPERWETHPVAGAFNEAGVDFFTMGNHDFNFGYEPLAAYLRAMEGTCVCANVEDERGELQFVSHAVRTMSSGLRVGVTGAVTDWVNVWESSHGGPEGVRVSDPLPALAREAQALRDAGCDVLVCVYHGGFEDDLASGATLETSGENVGCRMARELGFDLVLTAHQHREVEGVRIGDAWCVQPGCNARKYLVVEGLREGGDWSFASHFEDIPAVEVDASTHGELLTLEGEVQRALDEPIGELAHDVPAFGMLESALGGNPLADLINAAQLEAARRGVGDVPMLSCTALANAPVGMPAHVTMRDVVRLYQFQNSLSVLEVSGDDLRQVLERCAAYFALDEVGEFAIAREFIDPKVQHFNHDYYAGLDVGIDVSRPVGQRVVSLRLTDGTPIDPEGRYLMAMNDYRATGTGGYDCLRNARTVWTGSDSVPDIIASYIEGHSPVTLDPLGRVEVMR, from the coding sequence ATGAGCGCGGGACTCACCATTCTGTACGTGTCCGACACGCACGGCCGCGTGCTGCCGGTCGACTATGCGACGGGACAGGCGGCTCCCGGTGGCCTGCTCGGCTTTGCCGCTTGCGCTCGGGAGGCCCGCCGCACAGCCGAGGACGCCGACGTGCTCGTCATCGACGGCGGCGACTCGCTGCAGGGAACGCCGCTCATCCAGCGTTACCTCGCCGATCCCGAGCGCTGGGAAACGCACCCGGTCGCGGGCGCGTTCAACGAGGCGGGCGTTGACTTCTTCACGATGGGCAACCACGACTTCAACTTTGGCTACGAGCCCCTGGCGGCCTACCTGCGCGCCATGGAGGGGACGTGCGTGTGTGCCAACGTCGAGGACGAGCGCGGTGAGCTGCAGTTCGTGTCCCATGCTGTGCGTACGATGTCCAGTGGCCTGCGCGTTGGGGTGACGGGCGCTGTGACCGACTGGGTCAACGTGTGGGAGTCCTCCCACGGCGGGCCTGAGGGCGTGCGCGTGAGCGACCCGCTGCCGGCCCTGGCACGCGAGGCTCAGGCGCTGCGCGACGCCGGGTGCGACGTGCTTGTGTGCGTCTACCACGGCGGCTTCGAGGACGACCTGGCGAGTGGCGCCACGCTTGAGACGTCTGGCGAGAACGTGGGTTGCCGCATGGCGCGCGAGCTTGGGTTCGACCTCGTGCTGACGGCGCACCAGCACCGCGAGGTCGAGGGCGTGCGCATCGGTGACGCCTGGTGCGTCCAGCCGGGATGCAACGCGCGCAAGTACCTCGTGGTCGAGGGCTTGCGCGAGGGAGGGGACTGGTCGTTCGCCTCGCATTTTGAGGACATCCCCGCTGTCGAGGTGGACGCTTCGACGCACGGCGAGCTGCTGACGCTCGAGGGGGAGGTGCAACGCGCTCTCGACGAGCCGATCGGCGAGCTTGCGCACGATGTGCCCGCCTTTGGGATGCTCGAGAGCGCCCTGGGCGGCAACCCGCTAGCTGACCTCATCAACGCAGCGCAGCTCGAGGCCGCCCGTCGCGGGGTGGGAGACGTGCCGATGTTGTCGTGCACGGCGCTTGCCAACGCGCCGGTGGGCATGCCGGCGCACGTGACGATGCGCGACGTCGTGCGGTTGTATCAGTTCCAGAACTCGCTGTCCGTGCTCGAGGTGAGCGGCGACGACCTGCGCCAGGTGCTCGAGCGCTGCGCCGCCTACTTCGCGCTGGACGAGGTGGGGGAGTTCGCTATTGCGCGTGAGTTTATCGACCCGAAGGTGCAGCACTTCAACCACGACTACTATGCGGGGCTCGACGTGGGGATCGACGTCTCGCGTCCCGTGGGGCAGCGCGTCGTCTCGCTGCGCCTGACGGACGGGACGCCTATCGATCCTGAGGGGCGTTACCTCATGGCGATGAACGACTACCGTGCGACGGGAACGGGCGGCTACGACTGCCTGCGCAACGCGCGTACGGTGTGGACGGGCAGCGACTCGGTGCCCGACATCATCGCGAGCTACATAGAGGGTCACTCGCCGGTGACGCTCGACCCGCTGGGCCGCGTGGAGGTCATGCGGTAG
- the mobB gene encoding molybdopterin-guanine dinucleotide biosynthesis protein B has translation MYTLFLTGGIGSGKSVAAAHLAGRGARVIDLDEVAHRVLEEADVKAALAQRFGEDVLRWPLFDDDCGFLCGADPLVEQAEVDRAELARRAFADESSTRDLDAITHPRILARLGDMLVGPGCCAKAGEDFALTVVEVPLIEGAGRELADEVMTLSCPLELRRQRAVERGMDADDFDRRAERQISDERRAELADTIIANDGTPEQLAAALDAWWDERAAGGWRSPATADAASGASVPPAPPAVSEAPTSSCPLVPVVQPAGLASPVIAFVGRHNSGKTTLVEKVIAGLVARGHDVGSVKHHGHRGFSIDVEGKDSWRHRQAGASEVVVASPDQLALMRSLTQEQPMEEVVALMEPHDVVVVEGYRHSTIPCVEVMRAANERDVACARAFVAAAGAGEPFAFSPEHEHDLGKDADRLPNENTVGIATDMPDVKRACALAGLRAFDVNDAQAVVAFIERDVIGAGPRADV, from the coding sequence GTGTACACGCTGTTTCTGACGGGCGGCATCGGGTCGGGGAAGTCGGTGGCTGCAGCCCATCTGGCCGGGCGCGGCGCCCGCGTCATCGACCTCGACGAGGTTGCTCACCGCGTTCTCGAGGAGGCCGACGTCAAGGCGGCGCTCGCCCAGCGCTTTGGCGAGGACGTGCTGCGTTGGCCGCTGTTCGACGACGACTGTGGCTTTCTATGCGGCGCCGATCCCCTTGTCGAGCAGGCGGAGGTCGACCGTGCCGAGCTTGCGCGACGTGCCTTTGCCGACGAGTCTTCCACGCGCGATCTCGACGCCATAACCCATCCGCGCATCCTCGCGCGTTTGGGGGACATGCTGGTGGGGCCGGGCTGCTGTGCGAAGGCGGGGGAGGACTTCGCACTGACCGTCGTGGAAGTCCCGCTCATCGAGGGTGCGGGCCGCGAGCTTGCCGACGAGGTCATGACGCTGAGCTGCCCGCTCGAGCTGCGCCGCCAGCGTGCTGTCGAACGCGGCATGGACGCGGACGACTTCGACCGACGCGCTGAGCGGCAGATCTCGGACGAGCGACGTGCCGAGCTCGCCGACACGATCATCGCCAACGACGGCACGCCCGAGCAGCTTGCCGCCGCCCTGGACGCCTGGTGGGACGAGCGGGCTGCTGGCGGTTGGCGCAGCCCGGCGACGGCCGACGCAGCAAGCGGTGCCAGCGTGCCCCCCGCCCCGCCTGCGGTGTCCGAGGCTCCTACGTCCTCGTGCCCCCTCGTTCCCGTCGTCCAGCCGGCCGGCCTCGCAAGCCCGGTTATCGCGTTCGTCGGCCGGCACAACTCCGGTAAGACGACGCTTGTCGAGAAGGTCATCGCCGGTCTCGTCGCCCGCGGGCACGACGTCGGCTCCGTTAAGCACCACGGCCATCGTGGCTTTTCGATCGACGTCGAGGGGAAGGACTCGTGGCGCCACCGCCAGGCCGGCGCCTCCGAGGTCGTTGTCGCCTCGCCCGATCAGCTTGCGCTCATGCGCAGCCTGACGCAGGAGCAGCCCATGGAGGAGGTCGTCGCCCTTATGGAGCCGCACGACGTCGTCGTTGTCGAGGGCTACCGGCACTCGACGATCCCGTGCGTCGAGGTCATGCGCGCCGCCAACGAGCGCGACGTCGCCTGCGCCCGGGCGTTCGTGGCCGCCGCCGGGGCGGGGGAGCCGTTCGCGTTCAGCCCCGAGCATGAGCATGACCTGGGCAAGGACGCCGACCGCCTGCCCAACGAGAACACGGTCGGTATCGCCACGGACATGCCCGACGTCAAGCGCGCCTGCGCCCTGGCAGGCCTGCGCGCCTTCGACGTCAACGACGCGCAGGCCGTCGTCGCCTTTATCGAACGCGACGTCATCGGCGCCGGGCCGCGTGCCGACGTATAA